The Akkermansia sp. N21116 genome includes a region encoding these proteins:
- a CDS encoding RHS repeat-associated core domain-containing protein, whose translation MSSESSGSESSASSSGSDSSSSSDPPTDDDDCQSCECDDEDCEDGDGDTGQTLPIEDGDEPDHCESSGKVGGTPNPQPPASSRSMRGAELDIPAIPFRFDSQMEWTASFDASSRQVVITKSSGRCLYYKAAPHSDRAERQGISRRDTSLVQLLNSDLTPCTHDRPAFLCQVMADGSKRRFSTETGKVVSTTTRSGAVTTADEYAERLQVTRDAAGEVTSIWSSTQGLFLMERSFNKLVIKQYSGDQVVGDARTGRTASGLPLKTYSYECWQEGSAKMMKIINQRTGQPATEILREVDDVQVKVTAGTGDDRIVKTFVRNYLPGGMWEEIRSVRAGSDTTSCVRTVKKSTAGGWLTISRTEGYGSSSPRTTTWVYNDQFRPSLEIKPDGGYTRYEYDAQGRVVLEASPWGAGSDEKLVRTTYANLRFNDCRPLLKIESILKGNGTETELSRTSYSYSDSAQVNRTTVTQTGLGVTGPRIAIRETYGELAACSYACGRVKLEEDVNGLQKCYTYERTAQYGAVWMRTMETAMNGQVVSGRSERRVRYIAANGDVTREENYVHAGTGWKLAATADYEYDFEHNVTKTTFGNGRISTAEWMCCGPLRKTDEDGILTSYGYNTARQLVETIRAATETTPETIVSYTRDGAGRILTERRDVGAMTTQILKSYDRVGRMISSTDALGRVTTWAYNEAQRTTTRTAPSGATLITIANPDGTPWEESGTGQRNLRYGYEVVADGIRTTVSAKTSGGQWVAVSRTTRNGLGETIREERANTQGGWIVTEHSYNALGQLVRSRTGQMAPTLYEYDVMGEVSKRTLALEDVPTPQNSRVEQTSRTYESRADGVYDSISTTTYNQNGDPLVETVSKLVSSLSPTLESRKETTDIYGKITEEWSEYTAPTWRTLYRKIPTSTLVACSVVVDGWLRQATDNVGIETSQSRNFTATGMTISRTDGRGNTTVTETDLAGRTVKLTDAAGAVTTTAYDSRFDQPSCITNALGNTTCYAYDIRGRKISEYGTAIQPAVFGYDEMDHMIRLTTFRVPGSVITTDPSSRTDGDTTSWTYDEATGLQLKKTYADNSQLVYTYDAMNRQSTQTLARGIVITYTYDLLTGDMTGISYGDTTPDYSFEYDRFGSIQSISQEGHSIPVEQRGYNEYNQLELECYFRGNDECYHIRHYDEYGRINFDTLQIVRNFMLAEIAYEITTEYNDLGQLSRYIYNLGQEDERAFQFNYLSGTHFVSSIDFPDPVSLEYTYEPVRDLLSGIMCRNSAENMISNRTQICDLLGRPTERTQIREGVTREDQFIYNSLNELTWANLGGTPFNYGYDNIGNRKDSEEFDKMTSYLSNNLNQYTSIDPEEEAAFIPTYDADGNQTRVRTTTGIWDVVYNAENRPVRFSSSDGTLVIECTYDYMGRRTHKILKRNDKLEFDEMYHYNDYLQTAAIRGTETQHVILWNPTETVATRPLAQIKNGNFYYAVHDFVKNITEWVTTSGSIEASFDYTPYGTIMNETGDLALGCIGFSSEVMNQELGMIYYNYRYLNPLDGRWINRDYVKEIYFSYNLYQIIYNNPIGKYDFLGLMECNKDKLGDKGDFSYSINLYSMYEEKLKVSDPIKQFFDSTKEIITKTIEGKIVETLETTLDMVADGAKLPIRAIEAVGSAIKKQGNIGSIVIEAKGKICCCDSKGGYKVYDINGKVTENNSYILDPLTSSDRSLSKEAKRLERAIEDMSKQLGERMRDINCDNKDEHVNINV comes from the coding sequence TTCGACAGCCAGATGGAATGGACGGCATCGTTTGATGCTTCTTCCCGGCAGGTCGTTATTACCAAATCCTCCGGCCGTTGCCTGTATTACAAGGCCGCTCCCCATTCCGACCGGGCGGAACGCCAGGGTATTTCCCGCAGGGATACTTCGCTCGTCCAGCTCCTCAACAGCGATCTGACTCCCTGTACGCATGATCGGCCTGCCTTCCTGTGCCAGGTGATGGCCGATGGTTCCAAGCGCCGCTTTTCCACGGAAACCGGCAAGGTGGTCTCCACGACGACGCGCTCCGGGGCTGTCACCACCGCAGATGAATATGCCGAACGTCTTCAGGTGACCCGCGACGCGGCCGGGGAAGTTACTTCCATCTGGAGTTCCACGCAGGGGTTGTTCCTGATGGAACGGAGTTTCAACAAACTTGTCATCAAACAATATTCCGGTGATCAGGTTGTTGGCGATGCACGCACGGGACGTACGGCCTCCGGGCTGCCGCTGAAGACATACTCCTACGAGTGCTGGCAGGAAGGTTCCGCCAAAATGATGAAGATCATCAATCAGCGCACGGGGCAGCCGGCTACGGAGATCCTCCGGGAAGTCGATGACGTGCAGGTGAAGGTGACGGCAGGTACGGGAGATGATCGTATCGTCAAAACATTCGTCCGAAACTACCTGCCCGGCGGCATGTGGGAAGAAATTCGATCCGTGCGTGCCGGTTCCGATACAACGTCCTGTGTCCGCACCGTGAAAAAGAGTACGGCTGGCGGCTGGCTGACGATCAGCCGGACGGAAGGCTACGGCTCCTCCTCTCCCAGGACGACGACCTGGGTGTACAACGACCAGTTCCGCCCTTCGTTGGAAATCAAACCCGATGGAGGCTATACGCGTTACGAGTACGATGCCCAGGGCCGGGTTGTTTTGGAAGCTTCCCCGTGGGGGGCCGGTTCGGACGAGAAGCTTGTCCGGACGACGTATGCGAATTTGCGCTTCAATGATTGCCGTCCGTTGTTGAAAATTGAATCAATTCTGAAGGGAAATGGCACGGAGACGGAATTGTCCCGCACGTCGTACAGTTACAGCGATTCTGCTCAGGTGAACCGCACGACGGTGACTCAAACGGGGCTGGGGGTGACGGGCCCCCGCATCGCGATTCGGGAGACCTATGGAGAATTGGCGGCTTGTTCCTATGCTTGCGGACGCGTGAAGCTGGAGGAGGATGTCAATGGACTTCAAAAGTGTTATACATACGAGCGGACAGCTCAATACGGAGCCGTCTGGATGCGTACAATGGAAACTGCCATGAACGGACAGGTTGTTTCCGGACGCAGCGAGCGCCGTGTCCGGTATATTGCAGCCAATGGCGATGTCACGCGGGAGGAAAACTACGTACATGCAGGGACGGGCTGGAAGCTTGCCGCGACAGCTGATTACGAATATGATTTCGAGCACAATGTGACGAAGACGACGTTCGGCAATGGCCGTATATCGACCGCCGAATGGATGTGTTGCGGCCCCTTGCGGAAAACGGACGAGGACGGCATCCTGACTTCCTATGGCTACAATACCGCTCGCCAATTGGTGGAAACGATTCGGGCGGCCACTGAGACGACGCCGGAAACGATTGTGTCCTACACGCGAGACGGCGCCGGACGTATCCTGACGGAACGCCGGGATGTCGGAGCGATGACGACACAGATCTTGAAATCCTATGACCGGGTGGGGAGAATGATTTCCTCCACTGATGCCTTGGGCCGGGTGACGACATGGGCATACAATGAAGCGCAGCGAACCACGACTCGGACGGCTCCGTCCGGAGCGACCTTGATCACGATCGCCAATCCCGACGGAACTCCATGGGAGGAAAGCGGTACGGGGCAGAGAAACCTTCGCTACGGTTATGAAGTCGTTGCGGATGGTATCCGGACGACGGTATCGGCGAAGACGTCCGGTGGTCAATGGGTAGCCGTGTCGCGTACCACCAGGAATGGCCTCGGAGAAACGATCCGTGAGGAACGGGCCAATACGCAGGGAGGATGGATCGTGACGGAGCATAGCTACAATGCCCTGGGGCAGCTCGTGCGAAGCCGGACGGGGCAGATGGCTCCTACCCTGTATGAGTACGATGTGATGGGGGAAGTCTCCAAACGGACCTTAGCTCTGGAGGATGTTCCCACCCCCCAGAACTCCCGGGTAGAACAAACTTCCCGGACATACGAATCCCGTGCGGATGGGGTTTATGATTCGATTTCGACGACTACCTACAACCAGAACGGGGATCCATTGGTTGAAACTGTCTCGAAACTCGTTTCTTCCTTAAGCCCGACTCTGGAAAGCAGGAAGGAAACGACAGATATCTATGGGAAAATTACCGAAGAATGGTCGGAATACACTGCTCCGACCTGGCGGACGCTGTATCGCAAGATCCCCACATCAACCTTGGTGGCATGTTCGGTGGTCGTAGACGGCTGGCTCCGGCAGGCAACCGACAATGTAGGTATTGAGACATCGCAGAGCAGGAACTTTACGGCAACCGGCATGACGATTTCCCGTACGGATGGACGCGGAAACACGACCGTGACGGAAACCGACCTGGCTGGGCGGACGGTCAAGCTGACAGATGCGGCGGGAGCAGTCACGACGACAGCTTATGACTCCCGTTTCGACCAGCCTTCCTGCATTACCAATGCCCTGGGAAACACGACATGCTATGCCTACGATATCCGGGGGCGCAAGATATCGGAATACGGTACGGCCATCCAGCCCGCCGTCTTCGGCTATGATGAGATGGATCATATGATTCGTCTGACGACATTCCGTGTGCCGGGAAGCGTGATCACGACAGATCCGAGTAGCCGCACCGACGGAGATACGACCAGTTGGACGTATGATGAGGCGACGGGACTTCAATTGAAGAAGACCTACGCGGACAACTCCCAGCTCGTGTACACCTACGATGCCATGAACCGCCAGAGTACACAGACCTTGGCAAGGGGCATTGTCATCACCTATACCTATGACCTTTTGACGGGAGACATGACAGGGATATCCTATGGAGACACCACACCGGATTATTCATTTGAGTACGACCGTTTCGGAAGCATACAGAGCATATCGCAGGAAGGGCATAGCATCCCCGTCGAACAAAGAGGCTATAACGAATATAACCAGCTTGAATTGGAATGCTATTTCCGAGGGAATGATGAGTGTTACCATATTCGGCACTATGATGAATATGGGCGAATCAATTTCGATACTCTCCAAATTGTGAGAAATTTCATGTTGGCTGAGATAGCCTATGAGATAACGACGGAATACAACGACCTGGGGCAATTGTCCCGATATATCTACAATCTCGGCCAGGAGGATGAACGGGCATTTCAATTCAATTATCTCTCGGGGACGCATTTTGTGTCGTCGATTGACTTCCCTGACCCGGTTTCGTTGGAATATACCTACGAACCTGTACGAGATCTATTATCGGGTATTATGTGCCGGAACTCGGCGGAAAACATGATCAGTAACCGAACACAAATTTGTGACCTACTCGGACGACCGACCGAGAGAACTCAAATCCGGGAAGGAGTAACAAGGGAGGATCAATTTATTTATAATTCTCTCAACGAGCTGACCTGGGCCAATCTGGGAGGAACTCCTTTTAACTACGGCTACGATAATATCGGAAACAGGAAGGATTCGGAAGAATTTGACAAAATGACATCCTATCTTTCCAATAACCTGAACCAGTACACCAGCATTGATCCCGAGGAAGAAGCAGCCTTTATTCCCACTTACGATGCGGACGGCAACCAGACAAGGGTACGGACAACAACGGGAATCTGGGATGTTGTGTATAACGCTGAAAATCGTCCCGTGCGATTTTCAAGTTCCGACGGTACGCTTGTGATCGAATGCACCTACGACTACATGGGTAGAAGAACGCACAAAATTCTGAAACGCAATGACAAATTGGAATTCGATGAAATGTACCACTATAACGACTACCTCCAAACGGCCGCGATCCGTGGAACCGAAACGCAGCACGTTATTCTGTGGAATCCTACCGAAACTGTTGCCACGCGTCCTTTGGCGCAGATTAAGAATGGAAACTTCTATTACGCCGTTCATGACTTCGTGAAGAACATCACGGAATGGGTTACCACGTCAGGCAGTATTGAGGCAAGTTTCGACTATACTCCGTATGGGACTATCATGAATGAAACCGGCGATTTAGCACTAGGTTGCATTGGATTTTCAAGCGAAGTAATGAATCAAGAACTTGGTATGATATATTATAATTACCGATATCTAAATCCTTTAGATGGGAGGTGGATTAATAGAGATTATGTTAAAGAAATATATTTTTCATACAATTTATATCAAATTATTTATAATAACCCTATTGGAAAATATGATTTTCTAGGGTTGATGGAATGCAATAAAGATAAATTAGGTGATAAGGGTGATTTTTCTTATTCCATTAATCTATATAGCATGTATGAAGAAAAGTTGAAAGTATCTGACCCAATTAAACAATTTTTTGATTCAACAAAAGAAATCATAACAAAGACAATAGAAGGTAAAATTGTAGAAACTTTAGAAACGACTCTTGATATGGTAGCCGATGGAGCTAAACTACCTATTAGAGCTATCGAAGCTGTAGGGAGTGCTATAAAAAAACAAGGTAATATAGGAAGTATAGTTATAGAAGCCAAAGGGAAAATATGTTGTTGTGATTCTAAAGGTGGTTATAAGGTCTATGATATCAATGGGAAGGTGACAGAAAATAATAGTTATATATTAGATCCATTAACATCTTCAGATAGATCCCTCAGTAAGGAAGCAAAAAGATTGGAAAGAGCAATAGAAGATATGTCTAAACAATTGGGGGAAAGAATGAGAGATATAAACTGTGATAATAAAGATGAACACGTAAATATTAATGTTTAG